The region CTTTTCCGCTGGCGTCGGAGCCGCCTCGGCCATCAAGTCCGTAATTTTTCTTTTTGAAATTGGAGGCAGACAGCTTAACAGCTGTTCGATTTGTTCATCAGGATTGCCGTGCAATGCATACGCAAGGGTCATAGGCTGGACGCGAGAAAAGATCTCGACCAAGTACTGGCCCTCCCATCCATAAACTCGCCCGATTGTTAGAATTCTTTTCCGAAGAGCTTCTTCCCAAACAGGATTCTCGCCCGCGATAAGAGTTAAAAATTGTTCTCTCTTCGTAGTTGGTGATGTCTCCAACAACTGAAGCAATTGAAAGAACCCGCCCTTTTTTTTGTATCTGTCTAGCATTCCCATATTTGTTATATCGGAAACGACTTTCAAGACTAAAGGATTAAGACCAGGTAATTCGGTCTCACACCGAGAATATCATCCTTGAAAGCTTCCTCACCTTCCATAACCCATCTATTGTCCAAAACATCTCCGCAAAACTAAAGATTTATCAAAATAAATCTCATCTCTATCCATCCTCCCGTCTCACAACAAAACACCCCCATATGTGAAGGGTTGGAATAAAAAAAGCGAAGTGGTGAGCATCGCTTTGGTGGTATTAGATTTAGAAAAGATGCATTCTCTGCAAAAGGTATTTCAAGGTTCGAACCAAAAAACCCGATTTGGATTTTCTATTCTGAAATTCGATCGACAGCATTAGATGCCGCATTTATACGACAAGTTCACTGTCGTTCCCGGAGAAAGCGTCTGTGAGAATGTCAGAACATTTCCATTGATAGAGTGAGCGACATTCGTACCAGACACACTCACCACGACATCCGTTGGATTAGAACAATTCAGTAAGATGTCTTTGATCTTAGCCTGAATCGAAGTCTGAATCGTACCCAACTGGCCTGTATAATCAGAAGAACAGATATCTGCAGACACTCCCCAAGCTGGGCTCGTCGTAGTGAATGCTAGATAAGCTGTGCCGATCGCACCGGATACCAAGCCTCTGGTGTCTTGATTTGGATTATCTCCAAGGACTTGGCTGTTTTGCTGAGCCAAGCAAGAACTATCACGAACCACAATAGCATGAATCGATAAGGAGTTGTATTTTGCGTCACCTAAAACAGATTTCACAGTCTTAGGCAAAGTCGAAGGCTGATCCAGATTGGACAAAGGATAACCATTCGACCAAACCGCGCTCGAACTTCTTTCATCTTCATCAGACAAGAAGATAATAGATAAGTGAGCATCCGTACGGATGAAACTACTTGGATTGTTCTGTACAATTAAGTTCGCAGAATAAATACCGCGCTCATCACCCGATGGGCAATTCGCAGCATAACCACTAGAATATCCCGAAGTATTGATCGAGCTAGCACCATTATTTCTCAAATAATTCGCGATAAAGTTCTCACAAGCTTGTGTTTCTGTTCTTTGAATCGCAGCATTAAACAACGCCAGTCTATTTGAGTTTGATGGAGTGATATATTTTGACCCATCACCATAAGAGATCAGTTGCCCACCTTGAGGAAACTTACCTCCGCTAACATCCGTCGTCGTGATCGCGATTCTATAATCAACTTTCGAAGCATCTAAATTTTGAATAAAATTGGCAAAGCGAGGGGCCAATCGTTTTTGTTCAAACGACATAGAAGCCGAGTTATCGTTAACAATTAGAATGTCAACCTTACCTGCCCCTGCCGTCACAGAGTACGAGTATGCTTTCTTATTATTAGAAACCACACAGTTTGTGCTGGCATTACAGTCAGCGCTGCTTACCCCGAAATTCACAGGGGAGCAACCCACGTAAAATCCGACGGCAAATGCTAGTGCTGTTAATCTGGTAAGTGTTTTCATAGACACACCTCTCTGACCTGGATATATCCAATCTCAGTGCCAGATTCGAACGGACCTCCTAAGTATAGGTAATTCAAAGATATTTCTAGTTCCGTCCAATTCCACCAAACAGGCCCCGATCGTCGAATTCTTAGACAGCGGCCCCTTAAGGGCGCTCTTTCTTGTGGAATTTCAGTATTTTAGCGGATCAGAGGAGCCCTAGGCTGAAGGAGCGATTTTGGGCTAGCCACACGAAAGCCTTTGAGCCCTTCCTAAAAATTCCCATAATGAAAAGAGATTAATTTCTGCGTGACGTTGGGTCGCATGGAAGTCGCCCAATTAGTACAAATGTTTTTCTC is a window of Bdellovibrio sp. SKB1291214 DNA encoding:
- a CDS encoding FliG C-terminal domain-containing protein codes for the protein MGMLDRYKKKGGFFQLLQLLETSPTTKREQFLTLIAGENPVWEEALRKRILTIGRVYGWEGQYLVEIFSRVQPMTLAYALHGNPDEQIEQLLSCLPPISKRKITDLMAEAAPTPAEKGTSISKMLTEVRGFVSQGIIRLEKVDPELHIPENIEEILNTTAFNINMPPLTSDGNVAKKDMKPNIVGDSDDSPGSAVSQEAEFLRRKVNQLSSEVNALKHENTVLKDKLAQIKKIA